The following is a genomic window from Hymenobacter monticola.
ACATTGCCATCAGCAACAGCAAAAACGGCAGCAGCTGGGGATTCAAGAGCAACGAGAACGTGGAGCTGGAGCTCACCCTGGCCCAGGAGTGGGCCGAAGTAGGCTCCGTGACCTACGCCGCCAAGGAGCACGACAAAGGCGGCAGCCGCTACTACGAGCTGACCGTGAAGCGCCGCGCCGAAGCCAAAGGCAAGTCCTCCTCGGGCCTAGCTTCCACCATCACGCTCTCGCTTAATACCGACAACGAAAAAGAGGTAGCGGCTTTGGTTAAGCGCCTCGACGCGGTGCGGCAGCAGTGCACCAGCCGGCGGGGGTAATAGTCATTAGCCGAACGAGTACCCCGAAGCTCCTGCTTCGGCTCGTTGAACGATGCCGACGCGAGCCGAAGCAGGAGCTTCGGGGTACTCGTTCGGCTAATGCAGACGGCCCTAGCCCTACGCCTCCGGCGGGGCGCCGCCGAGCAGCGTCCAGGCTTCTTCGTTGCCTTGCTGGCCGGCCAGGTGCAGGGCGGTGAGGCCGCGCACGTCTTTGATGGTGGTGTCGGCACCGGCCTCGAGCAGGATGCGCACCAGCTCGTTGCGGCCAAACATGGTGGCGAACATGAGGGCCGTGCCGCCGTTGCCGTTTTGCAGGTTGAGGTCGGCACCGCGCTCGATGAGCAGGCGGGCCACGTCGGGGTAGCCCTTGAAGCTCACGCCCATCAGGGCGCTGTTGCCGGTGACGTCCTGGATGTTGGGGTCGGCGCCGGCGTTGAGCAGCATGACCACGGCGTCGTAGTGGTCGTCGTAGGAGGCCAGGATGAGCGGGGTGAAGCCCTTGGCGTTGGCGGTGTTGACGTCGAGGCCCTGGCCCAGCATCTCGTGCAGGGTGGCCACATCGCCGCGGCGGGCGGCATCAAACAGCACGTCTTGGGGCTGCGCAGAAGTAAATGACATGGAAAACGGGAAACAAAAAGGTTAATAACCGGCTGCAAGTACGGCAAAGCCCGGCGGTGGGCTCAGTTGTCTTTGCAACGCTCAAACGCGTCTTGGCTCAAAAAAGGAGCACGATGACGAGGGTGATGATGGCTAACAACCCGCTCACGACGGCAGTGTTCACGTAGGTTTCGGCCCGGTGGCCCGGCCACACGCCCACGCCAGCCACAGCCGCCAGCAGCACCGGCAACAGGAAAAACGTGCCGTAGATGGTGCCCGCGTAGGGCCGGAACGGCGCCGGCCCGTCGGGCGATTCGGCCGAGGCCACTTTACTCACCACGCCCAGCAGCGGCGTTTGCCACACCTCAATGGCTTGGCCCGCCCGCACGCGGTGGCCAATGGCGCTGGGCAGCCGGAACACCGCGCGCTCGGTGTGCACGCGGTAGGCGAGCTGCGGGTCGGAGAGCGACACCGAAACAGACACCGGAATGCGGTTGCGCACGGTTTCGTGGGGGTAGTGGCGCAACGGCAGGCTCCAGTCGAGGCCCAGCAGCAAGCAGCAGGCCAGCACGGCCATGTTGAAGCTGCGGGCTATGCGCGCCATCCGGCCCAGCCGCTCTGCGCTGCGCTGGTGCTCCGAAGGCGGGGCGGCGGGCTCCTGGATGAGCAGTAGGTCGTAGGCCACGCGGCGGCGTGGGTGGCCCAGGATTTCGTAGCCGGTTTCTACCTCGGCCAGTCGGGCCTTCATGGCACGGTCGTGGGCGGCGAGGCGCTTGAGGCGGGTGCGCTGGTGCAGGTAGCCCCGGGTGATTTCCTGCGCCGAGGCCGTGGGGGGCACGCCCAGCAGGCGGTAATAGTTCAGCATAAGTGAAAGCGCAGCAAGGCCCTAAAATACAGGGAGCCGCGCTATTTCAAAAACGCGACCAAGCTGGCTGCTATTGCTTTGGGCCAAGACAAATTGAACCCGGCCCATTGCTGCCGCAGCCGGAAAGCTGGTGCGAGGGCCGTACTTCGCAGGCTTATGAATGTTGATTCAGCTTCCCCCACCCTTCCGCCCGCGCCTGCTTCGCCCGCCGCCCCTGCCTGGAGCCTGCTGGAAGTGGCCGAGGTGCGCGGCCGCTCGCGCCTGGTGGCCTGCCGCAACATTCAGCCGCTGAAGTTGCTGCAACCGGCCTCGCCCGGCCGCGCCGCGCACGTGGTGCTGAGCAGCTACGGCGGCGGGTTGGTGGCCGGCGATGTTATCCGGCTGCGGGTGTCGGTGCAGGCGGGCGCACGGCTCATCCTCAGCACCCAGGCCAGCACCCGGGTTTTCCGGTCCATCGACGGGGCCGTGGCCGAGCAGCACACCACGGGCGAGCTGGCCGAAAATGCGCTGGCCGTGGTGTTTCCCGACCCGGTGGTGCCGCAGGCCGAAAGCCGCTACCGGCAGGTGCAGGAGTGGCGCTTGCAGCCGTCGGCGCTCCTGTTTCTGGTCGACTGGTTTCACTCGGGCCGCATGGACCAGGGCGAGCGGTTTGCCTTCCACACGCTGCATTCGGAGCTGCGGGTGCGGGTGGCCGGCCGGCTGGTGGTGCTGGATAAGTTTGCGTTTAATCCCGCAGAAAACATTGCCACTTCGCCGGCAAACTTTGGGGAATATCAAACCTTCTTCTCCGCATTCCTGGTGGGCAGCCCCGATGATGCGCGGTTTCAGGTATTGAGCAAAGTATTGGCTGGGCTGAAAATGGCAGGCAGCACCGGGCCGCATTTCCGCATCAGCAGTCAGCCCTACGTAGTATCGGTGGCGCGGGCCCGGGAGAATGTGTGGGTGCTGCGGGCCGCGGCTTGCAGCCGGATGGAGCTGCAGCCGCTGTGCGACGCGCTGCTGGCCGGTCTGGCCGATGAGCGGCTGCTGGGGTATAACCCGCTGGGACGGAAGTATTGAGTGTAGGGTGGACTCTGCGAGTCCACCCTACAAACGGCCTTCCTCGTCGGCGCTGGCGGCGGCGCGGCGGGCCTGGGTTTTGCCGCTGCCAATTTTGCACGTGAAGGTGAGGGTGACGCGGCGGCTTTCCCACTGGTTGTTCCAGGTCTGGTTCACGTTGGCGTAGTTGAGGGTGCTGCGGAAGCGGCTGGTGTTGAAGACGTCAGCCACGCGCAGGCTGAAGGTGGCGCGCTCGGCCCAGATTTGCTTTTTCAGGCCCAGGTTCACCGAGCCGCTGGCTTTGGTTTGGTAGAGGCCCATCACAGCGGGTGAGCTGTACTCGCCGCCCACCATGAGCTTGTAGCTGCGCGGCAGCACGAAGGTGTGGTTGGAGCTGGCTTCCCAGTTGTAGCTGGCCAGGCGCACGGGTTGGTCCTGCACCGTGGTACTTACCTGGGTGTAGCTGCCGGCCAGCTGGTTGTCGACGCCCCAGGCTTTGGTGATGTCGGTGTGGCCGCCCGAGCTCAGGGTAAGGGTGCTGGTCTGGGCCAGGTTCTGCGGGGTGCTGGTCGAAACTTTCGTCTGGTCGTTCTGCGCAATCACGTTGTTTACCGAGTTGGTCTCGTGCAGGTAGCTCAGGCTCAGTACCTGGAAGTCTTTATGCAGGTAGTTCAGCACCAGCGACTGCGAGAGCGAGGGCGCCAGGAAGGGGTTGCCCTGACGGGCCGTGTAAAAGTCGCTGTAGTCGAGGAAGGGGTTCAGATTCTGGTAGGCGGGGCGGCTGATGCGGCGGCTCACCGAGGCGCTCACCTGGTTGTTTTCATCGACTTTGTAGTTGGCAAATGCGCTGGGGAACAGCTGGAAATAGTTGCGGGCGATGACCGGGCCCACGGCCGGCGTGCCGGTGGTTTGGGTGAGCTCGCCGCGCAGGCCAGCTTTCAGCTCCAGGCGGTTGAAGGTGGTGTTCACGCTCACGTAGCCAGCGCTGATGTGTTCATCGTAGGCAAATTGGTTGGTGCGCAGGGCGTCGGTCTGCCAGCCGCTGTCCATCAGCTTATCAAACTGAATGGCGCTGCGCGAGGTCACCCAGCTGGTTTTGGCGCCGGTTTCGGCCCGCCACTTGGTGCCGGCGAAGGGGTGCACGTAGTCGATTTTGGCGGCCCGGATGGTGGTCTCCGACGAGGCAGCGCTGCGGAACTGCTCGGCCTGCCGGCCCTGCTCGGCGCCGGCAGCAAACACCACGTTGTTAAAGCTTTGGTCGTTGGTGTTGGCGTAGCGCACGAAGTCGGCGGTGGCGCTCAGCTCGCGGCCGGTGCTGTCGAGGGCGAATTTGTAGTAGAGGTTCAGGGCCTGGTTGTCGCCGGTGCTGTTTTTGGGGTTGGTCATCTGGCGGCGGCCGCCGGGGTTGCCGGCCAGGTCGGTGGTCACGGAGTTGCTAGTGCTCACGGCATCGGTTTGGTCGAAGCCGCCGCGCAGCTGGATGCCCAGGCTCTGCTTGGCGGTGAGGGCCACGTCGGCACCGGTGCTGTAAGTGCCGGCATAGGCGAGCGGGCGCCACACGTTTTCCTGGTTGAAGAGGCTGTCGCCGATGGTGCGAATCATCGTGGAGCGGTTGAAGGAGTTGTAGCGGCCGGCGTCGGCGCGGGCGAAGAGGCGCACTTTGCCCACGTTGTAGGCTAGGTTGGTGCCGGCCCAGCTTTTCTCGTAGCGGCCCTGGCCGAGGCCGAGGTTGTAGGTGCCGCTCAGCCCGGGGAGCTGGCTGCGCTTGAGCTTGATGTTGAGCACGCCGGCCGTGCCGGCGGCGTCCATCGAAGCGGGCGGGTTGGGCATGAGCTCAATCTGGCTCACGGCCGAAGCGGGCAGCGACTTGAGGTAGCTGCTTAGGGCCGCGCCGCTCATGTAGGTGAGCTTGCCGTCAATCATCACGTTCACGCCGGCACTGCCGCGGTAGAGGATGTTGTCGTCCTTGTCGAGGCTCACGCCGGGGGCTTTGCGCATGATGTCGAGGGCGGTTTCGCCGGCCGTGTTCAGGCGCTCAACGTTCAGCACGGTGCGGTCGGCGTGCTGCTCTAGCATGGGCGTGGTGCCCTTCACGG
Proteins encoded in this region:
- a CDS encoding ankyrin repeat domain-containing protein — translated: MSFTSAQPQDVLFDAARRGDVATLHEMLGQGLDVNTANAKGFTPLILASYDDHYDAVVMLLNAGADPNIQDVTGNSALMGVSFKGYPDVARLLIERGADLNLQNGNGGTALMFATMFGRNELVRILLEAGADTTIKDVRGLTALHLAGQQGNEEAWTLLGGAPPEA
- a CDS encoding J domain-containing protein, which gives rise to MLNYYRLLGVPPTASAQEITRGYLHQRTRLKRLAAHDRAMKARLAEVETGYEILGHPRRRVAYDLLLIQEPAAPPSEHQRSAERLGRMARIARSFNMAVLACCLLLGLDWSLPLRHYPHETVRNRIPVSVSVSLSDPQLAYRVHTERAVFRLPSAIGHRVRAGQAIEVWQTPLLGVVSKVASAESPDGPAPFRPYAGTIYGTFFLLPVLLAAVAGVGVWPGHRAETYVNTAVVSGLLAIITLVIVLLF
- a CDS encoding urease accessory protein UreD: MNVDSASPTLPPAPASPAAPAWSLLEVAEVRGRSRLVACRNIQPLKLLQPASPGRAAHVVLSSYGGGLVAGDVIRLRVSVQAGARLILSTQASTRVFRSIDGAVAEQHTTGELAENALAVVFPDPVVPQAESRYRQVQEWRLQPSALLFLVDWFHSGRMDQGERFAFHTLHSELRVRVAGRLVVLDKFAFNPAENIATSPANFGEYQTFFSAFLVGSPDDARFQVLSKVLAGLKMAGSTGPHFRISSQPYVVSVARARENVWVLRAAACSRMELQPLCDALLAGLADERLLGYNPLGRKY
- a CDS encoding TonB-dependent receptor, with amino-acid sequence MNTFTCFRRLSALALLALPLLPQQAAAQAPAVAGTTLDKAGQPLGFATAVLLALPDSSIANSQTTTEQGAYTFDGVKPGRYCVKALLLSYAPARSAAFAVGKDALTVPALRLAPAATALQEVTVKGTTPMLEQHADRTVLNVERLNTAGETALDIMRKAPGVSLDKDDNILYRGSAGVNVMIDGKLTYMSGAALSSYLKSLPASAVSQIELMPNPPASMDAAGTAGVLNIKLKRSQLPGLSGTYNLGLGQGRYEKSWAGTNLAYNVGKVRLFARADAGRYNSFNRSTMIRTIGDSLFNQENVWRPLAYAGTYSTGADVALTAKQSLGIQLRGGFDQTDAVSTSNSVTTDLAGNPGGRRQMTNPKNSTGDNQALNLYYKFALDSTGRELSATADFVRYANTNDQSFNNVVFAAGAEQGRQAEQFRSAASSETTIRAAKIDYVHPFAGTKWRAETGAKTSWVTSRSAIQFDKLMDSGWQTDALRTNQFAYDEHISAGYVSVNTTFNRLELKAGLRGELTQTTGTPAVGPVIARNYFQLFPSAFANYKVDENNQVSASVSRRISRPAYQNLNPFLDYSDFYTARQGNPFLAPSLSQSLVLNYLHKDFQVLSLSYLHETNSVNNVIAQNDQTKVSTSTPQNLAQTSTLTLSSGGHTDITKAWGVDNQLAGSYTQVSTTVQDQPVRLASYNWEASSNHTFVLPRSYKLMVGGEYSSPAVMGLYQTKASGSVNLGLKKQIWAERATFSLRVADVFNTSRFRSTLNYANVNQTWNNQWESRRVTLTFTCKIGSGKTQARRAAASADEEGRL